A single genomic interval of Oryza sativa Japonica Group chromosome 7, ASM3414082v1 harbors:
- the LOC4343118 gene encoding uncharacterized protein isoform X1 → MAALSGKIIQNAFLAQHRPQARHSTRYPSDFCALDTRSVHSFQECRLRLAGTSAKWLNTISTAWISSSKQAYISCNAAQGSSVVPSSAKVDFLKLQNGSDIRGVAVGGVEGEPVNLTEPVTEAIASAFAAWLLNKKKADGWRRLRISVGHDSRISAHKLQDAVTLGITTAGHDVLQFGLASTPAMFNSTLTEDEINHCPVDGAIMITASHLPYNRNGLKFFTSAGGLNKADIKDILERASRIYEDSSHGSTQELEQASKGEVSNVDYMSIYASDLVKAVRKSAGNKEKPLEGLHIVVDAGNGAGGFFVDKVLKPLGAITTGSQFLEPDGMFPNHIPNPEDKTAMKAITQAVADNKADLGIIFDTDVDRSAAVDSSGRELNRNRLIALMSAIVLEEHPGTTIVTDSVTSDGLTTFIENKLGGKHHRFKRGYKNVIDEAIRLNTIGEESHLAMETSGHGALKENHWLDDGAYLMVKLLNKLAAARILNPNVGSKVLTDLVEGLEEASVTVEIRLKIDQNHADLKGGSFRDYGEAVLKHLENAISKDEYLCKAPKNYEGVRVSGYGGWFLLRLSLHDPVLPLNIEAPSKDDAIKLGLAVLTAVSEFPALDITALNKFLQQ, encoded by the exons ATGGCAG CATTATCAGGGAAGATCATTCAAAATGCATTCTTGGCACAACATCGCCCACAGGCTAGACACAGCACAAGATATCCCAGTGACTTTTGTGCCCTCGATACCCGCAGCGTGCATTCTTTCCAGGAATGTAGACTAAGACTGGCTGGTACTTCAGCCAAGTGGTTAAATACAATATCAACAGCATGGATTAGCTCCAGCAAACAAGCATATATTAGCTGCAATG CTGCTCAAGGTAGCAGCGTTGTCCCATCCTCTGCGAAAGTTGACTTTTTAAAGCTCCAGAATGGCAG TGATATTCGTGGTGTTGCTGTTGGTGGGGTCGAAGGCGAGCCCGTAAATCTCACTGAGCCTGTTACTGAAGCAATAGCTTCTGCATTTGCTGCATGGTTATTAAACAAGAAGAAAGCGGATGGATGGAGACGTTTAAGAATTTCTGTTGGACATGATTCTCGAATTTCTGCACATAAATTGCAG GATGCAGTTACTCTTGGAATTACCACTGCAGGGCATGATGTTTTACAATTTGG ATTGGCTTCAACACCAGCAATGTTCAACAGTACACTTACAGAAGATGAGATAAATCATTGCCCAGTTGATGGAGCCATAATGATAACAG CAAGTCATCTTCCATACAACCGGAATGGTCTCAAATTTTTTACAAGTGCCGGTGGTTTGAATAAGGCTGATATCAAAGATATCTTGGAGCGCGCTTCTAGAATATATGAGGACTCTTCTCATGGTAGCACACAAGAATTAGAGCAAGCTTCGAAGGGAGAAGTGAGTAATGTCGATTACATGTCAATTTATGCATCCGATCTTGTGAAAGCAGTTCGTAAATCTGCTGGAAACAAAG AAAAACCACTGGAGGGACTGCACATAGTCGTGGATGCAGGGAATGGAGCAGGTGGCTTTTTTGTG GATAAGGTACTCAAGCCGTTAGGCGCTATTACTACTGGGAGCCAATTCCTAGAGCCTGATG GCATGTTTCCAAATCACATTCCAAATCCTGAGGACAAAACTGCAATGAAAGCCATTACACAAGCTGTGGCCGATAACAAGGCAGACTTGGGCATCATATTTGATACTGATGTTGACAG GTCTGCTGCTGTTGATTCAAGTGGTCGTGAGTTAAACCGTAACAGATTGATTGCTTTGATGTCTGCCATAGTTCTTGAAGAG CACCCAGGCACTACAATTGTGACAGATAGCGTGACTTCTGATGGGCTGACTACATTTATTGAAAATAAACTTG GAGGGAAGCATCATCGTTTCAAGCGAGGGTACAAGAATGTAATAGATGAGGCTATTCGTCTG AATACTATTGGTGAGGAGTCACATTTAGCTATGGAAACAAGTGGCCATGGAGCACTGAAAGAGAATCACTGGCTCGATGATGGTGCATATCTTATG GTTAAACTTTTGAATAAGCTTGCTGCAGCTAGAATATTGAATCCAAACGTTGGTAGTAAAGTTTTGACTGATTTGGTCGAGGGCCTTGAGGAGGCTTCTGTGACAGTGGAGATAAGATTGAAGATTGATCAGAATCATGCAGATTTGAAAGGGGG GTCCTTCCGTGATTACGGAGAAGCTGTCTTGAAACATTTGGAGAATGCAATCAGTAAAGATGAATATCTGTGCAAAGCACCGAAGAACTATGAAGGC GTAAGAGTTTCAGGATATGGTGGCTGGTTCTTATTGCGGTTATCCCTCCATGACCCAGTTCTTCCCCTTAACATCGAG GCGCCGAGCAAGGATGATGCCATTAAGCTTGGGCTTGCAGTGCTTACTGCCGTAAGTGAATTTCCAGCATTGGACATAACGGCATTGAACAAGTTTTTGCAGCAGTGA
- the LOC4343118 gene encoding uncharacterized protein isoform X2, which yields MAAAQGSSVVPSSAKVDFLKLQNGSDIRGVAVGGVEGEPVNLTEPVTEAIASAFAAWLLNKKKADGWRRLRISVGHDSRISAHKLQDAVTLGITTAGHDVLQFGLASTPAMFNSTLTEDEINHCPVDGAIMITASHLPYNRNGLKFFTSAGGLNKADIKDILERASRIYEDSSHGSTQELEQASKGEVSNVDYMSIYASDLVKAVRKSAGNKEKPLEGLHIVVDAGNGAGGFFVDKVLKPLGAITTGSQFLEPDGMFPNHIPNPEDKTAMKAITQAVADNKADLGIIFDTDVDRSAAVDSSGRELNRNRLIALMSAIVLEEHPGTTIVTDSVTSDGLTTFIENKLGGKHHRFKRGYKNVIDEAIRLNTIGEESHLAMETSGHGALKENHWLDDGAYLMVKLLNKLAAARILNPNVGSKVLTDLVEGLEEASVTVEIRLKIDQNHADLKGGSFRDYGEAVLKHLENAISKDEYLCKAPKNYEGVRVSGYGGWFLLRLSLHDPVLPLNIEAPSKDDAIKLGLAVLTAVSEFPALDITALNKFLQQ from the exons ATGGCAG CTGCTCAAGGTAGCAGCGTTGTCCCATCCTCTGCGAAAGTTGACTTTTTAAAGCTCCAGAATGGCAG TGATATTCGTGGTGTTGCTGTTGGTGGGGTCGAAGGCGAGCCCGTAAATCTCACTGAGCCTGTTACTGAAGCAATAGCTTCTGCATTTGCTGCATGGTTATTAAACAAGAAGAAAGCGGATGGATGGAGACGTTTAAGAATTTCTGTTGGACATGATTCTCGAATTTCTGCACATAAATTGCAG GATGCAGTTACTCTTGGAATTACCACTGCAGGGCATGATGTTTTACAATTTGG ATTGGCTTCAACACCAGCAATGTTCAACAGTACACTTACAGAAGATGAGATAAATCATTGCCCAGTTGATGGAGCCATAATGATAACAG CAAGTCATCTTCCATACAACCGGAATGGTCTCAAATTTTTTACAAGTGCCGGTGGTTTGAATAAGGCTGATATCAAAGATATCTTGGAGCGCGCTTCTAGAATATATGAGGACTCTTCTCATGGTAGCACACAAGAATTAGAGCAAGCTTCGAAGGGAGAAGTGAGTAATGTCGATTACATGTCAATTTATGCATCCGATCTTGTGAAAGCAGTTCGTAAATCTGCTGGAAACAAAG AAAAACCACTGGAGGGACTGCACATAGTCGTGGATGCAGGGAATGGAGCAGGTGGCTTTTTTGTG GATAAGGTACTCAAGCCGTTAGGCGCTATTACTACTGGGAGCCAATTCCTAGAGCCTGATG GCATGTTTCCAAATCACATTCCAAATCCTGAGGACAAAACTGCAATGAAAGCCATTACACAAGCTGTGGCCGATAACAAGGCAGACTTGGGCATCATATTTGATACTGATGTTGACAG GTCTGCTGCTGTTGATTCAAGTGGTCGTGAGTTAAACCGTAACAGATTGATTGCTTTGATGTCTGCCATAGTTCTTGAAGAG CACCCAGGCACTACAATTGTGACAGATAGCGTGACTTCTGATGGGCTGACTACATTTATTGAAAATAAACTTG GAGGGAAGCATCATCGTTTCAAGCGAGGGTACAAGAATGTAATAGATGAGGCTATTCGTCTG AATACTATTGGTGAGGAGTCACATTTAGCTATGGAAACAAGTGGCCATGGAGCACTGAAAGAGAATCACTGGCTCGATGATGGTGCATATCTTATG GTTAAACTTTTGAATAAGCTTGCTGCAGCTAGAATATTGAATCCAAACGTTGGTAGTAAAGTTTTGACTGATTTGGTCGAGGGCCTTGAGGAGGCTTCTGTGACAGTGGAGATAAGATTGAAGATTGATCAGAATCATGCAGATTTGAAAGGGGG GTCCTTCCGTGATTACGGAGAAGCTGTCTTGAAACATTTGGAGAATGCAATCAGTAAAGATGAATATCTGTGCAAAGCACCGAAGAACTATGAAGGC GTAAGAGTTTCAGGATATGGTGGCTGGTTCTTATTGCGGTTATCCCTCCATGACCCAGTTCTTCCCCTTAACATCGAG GCGCCGAGCAAGGATGATGCCATTAAGCTTGGGCTTGCAGTGCTTACTGCCGTAAGTGAATTTCCAGCATTGGACATAACGGCATTGAACAAGTTTTTGCAGCAGTGA